In the genome of Magnolia sinica isolate HGM2019 chromosome 2, MsV1, whole genome shotgun sequence, one region contains:
- the LOC131236873 gene encoding two-component response regulator ORR9-like isoform X2: protein MVWQCNWREGVVQDCRIDVILTDYCMPEMISHDLLKVVKEHKCLKSIPVVVMSSDKEPRRISSGLILLRPDHGGPLQFAAAAIFLSKLYKDYLGIIRSHGGSHDS, encoded by the exons GTGTTGTGCAGGACTGCAGAATTGACGTAATCCTTACTGACTACTGTATGCCAGAAATGATCAGCCATGACCTTCTTAAGGTTGTGAAG GAGCACAAATGCTTGAAATCTATTCCTGTTGTGGTAATGTCATCCGATAAAGAGCCACGAAGAATCAGCA GTGGGTTGATCCTCTTGAGGcctgatcatggtggcccactccaGTTTGCAGCAGCTGCGATATTTCTTAGTAAATTATACAAAGACTATCTTGGTATTATTAGGAGTCACGGAGGGAGTCATGATTCTTAG
- the LOC131236873 gene encoding two-component response regulator ORR1-like isoform X4, giving the protein MLARRIFKDCRIDVILTDYCMPEMISHDLLKVVKEHKCLKSIPVVVMSSDKEPRRISSGLILLRPDHGGPLQFAAAAIFLSKLYKDYLGIIRSHGGSHDS; this is encoded by the exons GACTGCAGAATTGACGTAATCCTTACTGACTACTGTATGCCAGAAATGATCAGCCATGACCTTCTTAAGGTTGTGAAG GAGCACAAATGCTTGAAATCTATTCCTGTTGTGGTAATGTCATCCGATAAAGAGCCACGAAGAATCAGCA GTGGGTTGATCCTCTTGAGGcctgatcatggtggcccactccaGTTTGCAGCAGCTGCGATATTTCTTAGTAAATTATACAAAGACTATCTTGGTATTATTAGGAGTCACGGAGGGAGTCATGATTCTTAG